In the bacterium genome, GACCTGCTGGAGGAGGCCATCACGCCTTATGTGGCCAAGATCGCCCAGCAGGAGCTTTCGGGAGACCAGTCGGACAGGGGGATAAAACTCTTATATGTGGTCAACGACCTGGAACACATCGGGGACGTGATCAGCAAGAACATCATGGGCCATGTCCGGAAAAAGATCGACGGACAGCTGGCCTTTTCCCAAGAGGGCCTGAACGACCTGCGGGAGATCCACCGCCAGACCATGATCACCCTGGACCTGGCCATCGGGGCCTTTGCCGCCAACGATGCCGGGCTGGCCCGCCGGGCACAGGAGCGCAAGGAGCAGGTCTACCTGATGGAAAGGGAGTTTTACAAAAAGCACCTGGACCGGCTGCAAAAGGGTTTGAAGGAATCCCGGGAGACCAGCACCATTCACCTGGATCTGCTGAGCGACTTTGAACGGATAAATTTCAACGCCAGCCAGATGGCGGCTTCCATTCTGCCCAAGGAATAATGAAAAATGATTATCTAATCTACCCAGGAACCTTTATCCACAGATTAACGCAGATTAAAACGACCTTTTTGCACCAAAAAATATTAACCGGCATAGAAAAATCTGAGTAAATCTGTGAAATCTGCGGATAGAAAAGCTTTTGGGATGTGTGTCTGAGATAATTTGATGGGCCTGTAATGAAAAGCGGTTTAAACCTCGGCCAGTGTCTCATGAAAACTAAACCCACCGGATATATGGAGGGATCATGCCCAAACTGACCAATTACATGGAGCGGATAGTCAAGGAGGAACTGGCCCGGGTGATGCTGTCCCGGCCCGGGATCTGCAGCTGCCGGGTCTGCCAACTGGACGTGATGGCCCTGGCCCTGAACCAGCTGCCGTCGCAGTACGTGGTCAGCGAGGGGGGGCACATCCATACCATGGTCAACATGGCCCATGACCAGTTCAAGACCCAGGTGCTGGTGGCCATCGTCAACGCCATCAACTCGGTCAGCACCCATCCCCGCCACAAACTGAAAAAGGGACTGAACACCGTCACCCGGCACTAAAGCCGGTCCGGGCAGATGAACAAGCAGATGATTCACCTCGCATACCGCTGATCCAATGGGTGCGGAAACGCACCCATTGTTGTTTTGGCAGAAGGATACGGATTTGGACCGTTCTCAGGAACTGGGGCAGACCCCGGTGGGGAAACTGCTCTGGAAATATTTCGTGCCGGCCATCATCGGGGTGATGGCCAATACCATCTATAACATAGTCGACCGGATCTACATCGGCCGGGGAGTGGGGGCTCTGGCCCTTTCCGGCTTAAGCGTCACCTTTCCCATCATGATCATCGCCATGGCCTTCGGGATGCTGGTGGGAATGGGAGCGTCCTCGCTGGTTTCCATACGCTTGGGCCAGCAGAACAAGGGCGAGGCCGAAAGGATCCTGGGCAATGCCTTCATCCTGCTGCTGCTGATCTCGCTGGCCGTCACTGTTTTCGGCCTGCTGGCCCGGGACCGGATACTGGCGCTGTTCGGGGCCGGCCCCGACACCATCGGCTATGCCCGGCAGTATATCACCGTCATCCTGTGGGGGAATATTTTCCAGGGGATCGGATTCGGGATGAACGGGATCATCCGGGCCGAGGGCAACGCCAAAATAGCCATGTACACCATGATCCTGGGGGCGGTCATGAACATAGTGCTGGATCCGCTGTTCATCTTCGTCTTCAAGATGGGGGTCAGCGGGGCGGCCATCGCCACGGTGATCTCCATGGCCGCCACCAGCTTCTGGGTGCTGATGCACTTCACCGGGAGCAAAAGCGCCCTGCGCCTGAGGCCGGCCAATTTTAAACTGCAGCAGGGCATAGTGCTGGGGATCCTGTCCATAGGGATGGCGCCCTTCGCCATGCAGCTGGCCGGCAGCGTCATCAGCACCCTGTTCAACATCCAGCTGATCAGGTACGGCGGCGACCTGGCGGTGGGGGCCATGGGCATAATCAACAGCGTGGCCATGATGGTGGTCTTCTGCGTCATCGCCCTCAACATGGCGGCCCAGCCGATCATCGGCTATAATTACGGGGCCGGCCGGTATTCCCGGGTAAAAAGGACCCTGAAGATATCCATCATCGCGGCCACCATAATCACCACGGCCGGATTCCTGGCGGTGGAGATATTTCCCCAGGCCATCATCGGGCTGTTCAACCGGGACGACCGGCAATTGATGGAACTGGGAACCCGGGGAATGAGGGTTTTGCTGGCCATGTTCCCGGTGGTGGGTTTTCAGGTGGTCAGCGGAAATTTCTTTCAGGCCATCGGCCAGGCCCGGACCTCCCTGTTCCTCAACCTGCTCCGGCAGGTGATAGTGCTGATCCCCCTGATCCTGATCCTGCCCCCGGTATTAGGGATAGACGGGATATGGATCTCCGGCCCGGCGGCCGACCTAATCTCCGCGGTCATAACCGCAGTGATGATCGTCCGGGAGGTCAAAAAGCTGAGGGTCCCGGATCTGGCTGTCAATGGCGGGTGAAGCGGCGGGCGGCATAATTTTGTCTTAAAACTGTTGACAAACAGTAAAAATTACAGTATTATCTTTTTAACCCCCTTTGCCGGCGGCCTTGGTCCGCCTCGGTCCGGGCAAGGGGAGCTAACAAACATTTACGGAAGAGGTCAATGACTTATTTTAAAAGCTACATCAAGAACAAGATAGTGCCCCAAAAGTGCTGGGATGACATCTTTGAACTGCTGGCCAGCGTCAGCAGTCCCGATGTGGAGGACTGGCTGGAGGAGCGGGGTCAGAGCGGCTTTACCATTGAAGAGTTCATATATTTCCTGAATTCGCTGGACGAGGAAGAGATCCAGGACTGGCTGTGGGAACACCGGGAGGATTTCTCGGCGGTGCTCTCCCGCCCCTCGTTCAACTTTGACGACAGCCGGATGGTGGATTCCAACAACCGCTGGTGCAACGTGCTGTTCCTGTCGGCCAATAAAAGATCTGATATTAAGGAGTAAAACCATGAAGAAGACCCTCCTGTTCCTGGCGGTAATGTCACTGACGGCAGCATTTGCTTCGGCCCAGGATTGCGGCTTCTCGTTTTTGCGCCTGCCCCTAAAGGCCCGGGCAGTGTCCATGGGCGAAGCCCTGGTTGGGGCTTCCGACGACCTGGCCGGCCTGTCCTACAATCCGGCCGGCCTGTCGCTGATCAAAAGCCGCCAGGGTTCGGCCGGCTACACCAATTATGCCGCCGACATCCAGACCGGCAGCATCAGCTACGTCCAGCCCCGGGACCAATGGAGCACTTACAGCGCCGGGATCTCCTACCTCAACAGCGGCTCCATCAAAGAGACCACACTAGACCTGCCCACCGGCACCGGAAACACCTTCAGCTACAATACCCTGGCACTGTCGCTGGGATACGGCCGGATAATAACCTCACAGCTGTTTGCCGGAGCCGCCCTGAAGGGGGTCTACGACAAGGTGCAGGAATACTCGGCCTCCGCGGTGGCCGTGGACCTGGGGGCGTTGTATGAGATCGACATGGATCAGGCGGCCAGGGTACTGTTCAAGGCCAGGGGTTCCCGCAATTACGGCAGCAGCCTGACCGCCGGGTTTTCGGTGCTGAACCTGGGCGTGGCCGCCAAGGCCTTCGTCACCGAAAAGGAAAAACTTCCCCTGACCTTCCGGGGCGGGCTGGCTTACCGGCCGGTCATGAACCGGCTGACAATTGCCCTGGCGGCCTCCAAAGCCGTGGATGCCGGGGTCAAAGCCCAGCTGGGGCTGGAATACTTCGCCAAGGATGCTTTGGCCCTGCGGCTGGGCTACAACGGCGCCATGAGGGATATCAAGACCGGCTCCGACCTGGACGACTTTACCGGGCTGTCCTGCGGACTGGGAATTTACGTCCGGAAATACAGGCTGGATGTGGCTTACGCTCCGATGGGAGGGCTGGGTAATCCCCTGAGGGCGGATATCTCGGTTGAGTTTTAAAACTTAAGATCTCTTGATGGGCGGCCAGAAACCGCCCATTTTTTGATTAACAGAATCTGAGGGTGCAGCCATGAACGATTCCGATTGCATCGAGATAATCAATGACCAGCCGGAACACAGCGGGACCGGGGTCTATGCCTGGAACCTTTACCGGAACCTCAAAGACCTGACGCCGGTGAAAATGGCCTATTATAACAGCCAAAAAGGCAGTTGCGAGTTCTACGGGGCCAGGGGGCTGGAGTCCACAATAAATGTCGGGATCAAGTGCCCCAAGCCGCTCTTTTGGCGGCAGTGCAGCCGGTCTTACCGGCATCAAAAGAATGTCCACGTCCTCAGCCAGAACCTGTCGTTCCTAAGGGCCGGAAATAAAAGAATAGTCACCTGCCTGGATCTGATCCCCCTTTTCATGCCCTCGTCCCTGCTGGAGAAATGCTGGAGGACCTTCCTTTACTCGGGGATAAAGAAA is a window encoding:
- a CDS encoding PhoU domain-containing protein yields the protein DLLEEAITPYVAKIAQQELSGDQSDRGIKLLYVVNDLEHIGDVISKNIMGHVRKKIDGQLAFSQEGLNDLREIHRQTMITLDLAIGAFAANDAGLARRAQERKEQVYLMEREFYKKHLDRLQKGLKESRETSTIHLDLLSDFERINFNASQMAASILPKE
- a CDS encoding late competence development ComFB family protein, with protein sequence MPKLTNYMERIVKEELARVMLSRPGICSCRVCQLDVMALALNQLPSQYVVSEGGHIHTMVNMAHDQFKTQVLVAIVNAINSVSTHPRHKLKKGLNTVTRH
- a CDS encoding MATE family efflux transporter, translating into MDRSQELGQTPVGKLLWKYFVPAIIGVMANTIYNIVDRIYIGRGVGALALSGLSVTFPIMIIAMAFGMLVGMGASSLVSIRLGQQNKGEAERILGNAFILLLLISLAVTVFGLLARDRILALFGAGPDTIGYARQYITVILWGNIFQGIGFGMNGIIRAEGNAKIAMYTMILGAVMNIVLDPLFIFVFKMGVSGAAIATVISMAATSFWVLMHFTGSKSALRLRPANFKLQQGIVLGILSIGMAPFAMQLAGSVISTLFNIQLIRYGGDLAVGAMGIINSVAMMVVFCVIALNMAAQPIIGYNYGAGRYSRVKRTLKISIIAATIITTAGFLAVEIFPQAIIGLFNRDDRQLMELGTRGMRVLLAMFPVVGFQVVSGNFFQAIGQARTSLFLNLLRQVIVLIPLILILPPVLGIDGIWISGPAADLISAVITAVMIVREVKKLRVPDLAVNGG
- a CDS encoding PorV/PorQ family protein, yielding MKKTLLFLAVMSLTAAFASAQDCGFSFLRLPLKARAVSMGEALVGASDDLAGLSYNPAGLSLIKSRQGSAGYTNYAADIQTGSISYVQPRDQWSTYSAGISYLNSGSIKETTLDLPTGTGNTFSYNTLALSLGYGRIITSQLFAGAALKGVYDKVQEYSASAVAVDLGALYEIDMDQAARVLFKARGSRNYGSSLTAGFSVLNLGVAAKAFVTEKEKLPLTFRGGLAYRPVMNRLTIALAASKAVDAGVKAQLGLEYFAKDALALRLGYNGAMRDIKTGSDLDDFTGLSCGLGIYVRKYRLDVAYAPMGGLGNPLRADISVEF